gatacttcgttagacaagcattaacgacctaatcgatttagttcaactagattcctagaTCAACTTTcgtatgcgcctaggtatctaatccagcaAAGTTCGGGTTCTGTTAATTGATTGCATTTTCGTGCCTCTCAACTATCCTATGATTCAAGGTTCAAACAATTAGTCACACTGTCGTgctattctaatttttttctaacGGTATATCCCacttctaatttttaattaatatgcTACAAGGTTGATGTCCCTGCATCTTCTGCTGCACTCCAGTCTCTTATTGAGACTTCTGTTGGTTCAAAAGATTCTGGTTGGGATGTTGGTTGGTCTTTGGTCTCTGGTGATACCGTTTCTCAGCCTTCAACCAATGTAAGTCAAGTGACTCTTTGATGGCTAGCTAGTTTTTTTGCAAAGGAAACATTCTGATCAAATAGAATTTCTGCCTGTAATCTCTCGagtaaatagaagatatgaagcgttattttgtattttcttctttgaaatgaaaatattctTTCTACTTTACTGAGATTCAGTTCTCGATTCTTCTTCCAGATGAAACATTACAGCAAGCCCTTGATGCAACGTGATGAGCCAAATGATGCTAAGTTTATGGCCAAGTCTGCCACTCGAATGGCTCTTCTAGGAGTCTCTTTAAGCTTATTGGTAATTATTTTCCTCCCCATTGCATTCTTTCTGATTTATAATTCATCTTAGTGATATAGTGCCTTTATAATCTATGtctaatcattttaaattaatacttgGTGATGCAATTTCTGTGTGAATCAGGATCAGCCAAGCATAAATCTCGCTTCCCCAAGTAGCAAGGGTGATACACTCTTAACACTTGGCTCTCCTTTTGGGATCCTTTCACCTCTACACTTTTTTAACAGGTAGCGTTGCTACATTTTAGTCAGTTATAGAATCATCAGAATCACCTTTCAACTCTGAGAATCTAAAACTGATTTGTAACAGCGTATCAACTGGTTCCATCTCAAACTGCTACTCTTCTGGATCGCTAAAGAACTCACTGATGATAGCTGATGTTCGATGTCTCCCTGGTGTGTAGTCGTACCcttttatatattctttatttGTCTCTTCTCAAGTAGCTAAAACTTGTTTCGGTTTCTTTCAGGTATGGAAGGAGCTCCGGTGTTTGGTAAGAATGGTCACTTAATTGGCATTCTGATTCGACCGCTAAGACAAAAGAACAGTGGCGTTGAAGTCCAGGTTTGTCAACCCCTACTCCACTTCATTTGTGTTCATTGAAATTTTATTGTAATGTTTCATACAAAACTGTAGCCTTCGGTAGCAGCTGGTGGTTCCATGGGGAGCAATCACAGCTGCTTGCAGCCACTTACTGCTTGAGGAACCATCCGATGAGATATTACGTATCAAACCAGATGCTAGTATTCCTGTACAAGTGGCTGTTGGGAAAGCGATGGAATCGATTTGTCTTATCACGGTCAACGATGGTGTCTGGGCATCCGGTGTTGTTCTCAACGAACAAGGTCTCATACTAACAAACGCTCACCTTCTTGAGCCGTGGAGGTTTGGAAAAGGTGGCGTAGTATATGGTGAAGGAGACGACAATGGTTTAAGACCGCATGTCTTAGGAGCTCAGGAGTTTTCTTCCACGAGAAGTAGATTTTGGGAACAGGAGAGTCAAACACTGCCACGAAAAGCTCCAGCAGATCTTCATGTCAAGAAGTACAAGCACAGTTTCCTTCAGAGTGGGCATAGAGACATACGTGTACGATTGTGTGATCAAGATTCTTGGACTTGGTGTCCTGCTAAAGTGGTCTATATCTGCAAGGAGCAGTTGGATGTTGCCTTACTGCAGCTAGAAGATGTTCCTGGAAAGCTCCAACCTATTGCTGCCAATTTTTCTTCTCCTCCTTTGGGAACACCGGCACATGTTGTTGGACATGGACTCTTCGGACCTAGATGTGGTAAAAGACTTCGTTAATACCAAAGATTATCTTGTTCAATCTGATTTGTTAATCAGTTCTGTTTACTAATATTTCTGATATGTGAATAGGGCTTTCTCCTTCTGTTTGTTCCGGAGTTGTGGCAAAGGTAGTTCACACAAAGAAGAGATTGTATACGCAACCCTGTTTTCAGGATGCTACAGAGTTCCCTGCAATGCTAGAAACAACAGCTGCTGTGCATCCTGGTGGTAGTGGTGGTGCTGTTGTCAATTCAAGTGGCCATATGATTG
The nucleotide sequence above comes from Brassica napus cultivar Da-Ae chromosome A9, Da-Ae, whole genome shotgun sequence. Encoded proteins:
- the LOC106422077 gene encoding glyoxysomal processing protease, glyoxysomal-like; this translates as MDPSKVFTFSRNFAVLVKLQGPDPKGLKMRKHAFHQYNSGNTTLSASGMLFPRSILSGDVSAKLLCEDGQDMALVLTVASLVEPFLTLGHRTSISQEPVKLIPGARIEIMVEGQLNSEKEDPFWVPAQLLSLVDVPASSAALQSLIETSVGSKDSGWDVGWSLVSGDTVSQPSTNMKHYSKPLMQRDEPNDAKFMAKSATRMALLGVSLSLLDQPSINLASPSSKGDTLLTLGSPFGILSPLHFFNSVSTGSISNCYSSGSLKNSLMIADVRCLPGMEGAPVFGKNGHLIGILIRPLRQKNSGVEVQLVVPWGAITAACSHLLLEEPSDEILRIKPDASIPVQVAVGKAMESICLITVNDGVWASGVVLNEQGLILTNAHLLEPWRFGKGGVVYGEGDDNGLRPHVLGAQEFSSTRSRFWEQESQTLPRKAPADLHVKKYKHSFLQSGHRDIRVRLCDQDSWTWCPAKVVYICKEQLDVALLQLEDVPGKLQPIAANFSSPPLGTPAHVVGHGLFGPRCGLSPSVCSGVVAKVVHTKKRLYTQPCFQDATEFPAMLETTAAVHPGGSGGAVVNSSGHMIGLVTSNARHGAGTIIPHLNFSIPCVVLAPIFKFAQDMQNMEILQTLDQPNEELSSIWALMPSLSPKPKPNTAHYLPKLLKDVNNKQKKGSQFAKFIAESQEMFVKPTKLSRDVIPSKL